Proteins encoded together in one Coffea arabica cultivar ET-39 chromosome 2c, Coffea Arabica ET-39 HiFi, whole genome shotgun sequence window:
- the LOC113721931 gene encoding endonuclease 1-like yields the protein MTTSKILSTLPSVLVIFFLSNPFNPNPGVRAWSKEGHIMTCQIAQDLLEPDAAHAVKMLLPDYVNGDLSALCVWPDQVRHWHKYRWTSPLHFIDTPDNACNFDYERDCHDQHGVEDMCVAGAIQNFTTQLSHYRHGSSDRRHNMTEALLFLSHFMGDIHQPMHVGFTSDEGGNTINLRWFRHKSNLHHVWDREIILTAAADYYGKEVDLLEQDIESNFTDGIWSDDLDSWRDCSDLHTCVTKYAAESINIACKWGYKGVEAGETLSDDYFNSRLPLVMKRIAQGGVRLAMFLNRAFGRSQDDFLAAT from the exons ATGACAACTTCCAAAATCTTGTCGACATTGCCTTCAGTACTggtcattttctttctttctaatcCTTTCAATCCAAATCCTGGTGTTCGAGCATGGAGCAAAGAGGGCCATATCATGACATGCCAAATTGCACAG GATCTCCTGGAACCTGATGCAGCCCATGCGGTCAAAATGTTGTTGCCCGACTATGTTAACGGGGACTTGTCAGCCCTGTGTGTATGGCCTGATCAAGTGAGGCACTGGCACAAGTATAGGTGGACGAGCCCACTGCACTTCATTGACACCCCTGATAATGCCTGCAACTTTGATTATGAAA GGGACTGTCATGATCAACATGGAGTTGAGGATATGTGTGTTGCTGGTGCCATCCAGAATTTCACTACTCAGCTTTCACATTACCGCCATGGATCTTCTGATCGACGAC ATAATATGACAGAGGCCTTGTTGTTTCTTTCACACTTTATGGGAGATATACATCAG CCAATGCATGTAGGCTTTACAAGTGATGAAGGAGGAAACACCATAAATTTGCGCTGGTTTAGGCACAAATCCAATCTGCACCAT GTCTGGGACAGAGAGATTATTCTTACGGCTGCTGCAGATTACTACGGGAAGGAAGTCGACCTCCTTGAGCAAGACATAGAAAGTAACTTTACAGAT GGAATCTGGTCTGACGATCTTGACTCCTGGAGGGACTGCAGTGATCTCCATACCTGTGTAACCAA GTATGCAGCAGAAAGTATCAATATTGCTTGCAAATGGGGTTACAAGGGAGTTGAGGCTGGAGAGACTCTCTCTG ACGATTACTTCAACTCCAGACTGCCCCTGGTGATGAAACGAATAGCTCAGGGTGGAGTTCGATTGGCCATGTTCCTCAATCGAGCTTTTGGCCGTTCTCAAGATGATTTCCTTGCAGCAACTTGA
- the LOC113725940 gene encoding internal alternative NAD(P)H-ubiquinone oxidoreductase A1, mitochondrial-like yields MALARFSRSGLRRSGSAICSYADERNVPFERGSVQESPSTYMRNVRGGGNFSYLSNTEKVDYSCMWIRGMRMTPQYHFAHAQSVMEGYDSEYESTRYPTLEATKPGEKPRVVVLGSGWAACRFLKGLDTKIYDVVCISPRNHMVFTPLLASTCVGTLEFRSVAEPVSQIQKALAKDPNSYFFLASCTGIDTEKHEVYCQSVENGALHHEPYQFKVAYDKLVIASGAEPLTFGIKGVKEHAFFLREVNHAQEIRKKLLLNLMLSQNPGITEEEKERLLHCVVIGGGPTGVEFSGELSDFIMRDVRQRYAHVKNYIRVTLIEANEILSSFDVGLRQYATKHLTKCGVRLVRGVVREVHPKKIVLSDGSDVPYGLLVWSTGVGPSEFVKSLDLTKSQGGRIGIDEWLRVPSVDDVFALGDCAGFLEQTGRQVLPALAQVAERQGKHLVELFNKIGTKNGGKALSMKDIPLGEPFVYKHLGSMASVGRYKALVDLRQSKDEKGISMAGFLSWLMWRSAYLTRVVSWRNRFYVAVNWATTLVFGRDNSRIG; encoded by the exons ATGGCACTAGCAAGGTTTTCAAGGAGTGGGTTGAGACGATCTGGAAGTGCCATTTGCAGTTATGCCGATGAGAGGAATGTACCATTTGAAAGGGGATCAGTGCAAGAGAGCCCTTCAACTTACATGCGAAATGTCAGAGGAGGAGGCAATTTCTCGTACCTCTCAAACACCGAGAAGGTAGATTACTCTTGTATGTGGATCAGAGGAATGAGGATGACCCCTCAATATCATTTCGCTCATGCACAAAGCGTCATGGAAGGGTATGATTCAGAGTATGAAAGCACCAGGTATCCCACTCTGGAAGCCACAAAGCCAGGCGAAAAACCTAGAGTGGTTGTTCTTGGCTCTGGCTGGGCAGCGTGTAGATTCCTTAAGGGGCTTGATACCAAGATATATGATGTTGTTTGCATATCACCGAGGAATCACATGGTTTTCACTCCTTTACTTGCATCAACCTGTGTTGGTACTCTGGAATTCCGTTCAGTTGCTGAGCCTGTCAGTCAGATTCAGAAAGCACTAGCAAAGGATCCTAATTCTTATTTCTTCCTGGCTTCCTGCACTGGCATTGACACAGAAAAGCATGAG GTGTATTGTCAGTCCGTTGAAAATGGTGCACTGCATCACGAGCCCTACCAGTTTAAAGTAGCATATGACAAACTTGTCATTGCTTCTGGAGCTGAGCCCTTAACCTTTGGCATTAAGGGAGTTAAGGAACATGCTTTTTTTCTTCGAGAAGTGAATCATGCACAAGAAATAAGGAAGAAACTTCTATTGAACCTCATGCTCTCTCAAAACCCAG GCATTactgaagaagaaaaggagcgcCTCTTACATTGCGTTGTTATTGGGGGAGGTCCTACTGGGGTGGAGTTTAGTGGTGAATTGAGTGATTTTATAATGAGAGATGTACGCCAGCGATATGCTCATGTGAAAAACTACATTCGTGTTACTCTCATTGAG GCGAATGAGATCTTGTCATCATTTGATGTTGGATTACGACAGTATGCCACAAAGCACTTGACCAAG TGTGGTGTTCGCCTTGTAAGAGGTGTTGTAAGAGAGGTGCACCCTAAGAAAATAGTCCTCAGTGACGGAAGTGATGTTCCATATGGTCTCCTTGTCTGGTCTACAGGAGTTGGTCCGTCTGAGTTTGTAAAGTCACTAGATCTGACCAAGTCTCAGGGTGGAAG AATTGGTATTGATGAATGGCTGCGAGTTCCTTCTGTTGATGATGTGTTTGCACTTGGAGATTGTGCTGGTTTCCTTGAACAAACAGGGAGGCAAGTACTTCCAGCACTAGCGCAG GTAGCAGAAAGGCAAGGGAAGCATCTAGTTGAGTTGTTCAATAAAATCGGCACTAAAAATGGTGGCAAGGCACTATCCATGAAAGACATTCCTTTGGGGGAGCCCTTTGTCTACAAGCATCTTGGAAGCATGGCATCTGTAGGTCGGTACAAGGCATTGGTTGATCTTCGCCAGTCCAAG GATGAGAAGGGCATATCCATGGCAGGCTTTTTGAGCTGGCTAATGTGGCGCTCGGCTTATCTCACTCGTGTGGTGAGTTGGAGGAACAGGTTTTACGTGGCTGTGAACTGGGCTACCACATTAGTCTTTGGCAGAGACAATTCAAGAATAGGATGA